The Streptomyces sp. NBC_00483 genome contains the following window.
CACGCTGGTCGCGGCGGGCCTGGTGGAGCGGGACCCGGCCACGGGCAAGTACCGGATCGGCGCCTCGCTGCTCCACCTGAGCAACGGCGACCTCGACACGAACGAGCTGCGCGCCCGCTCCCTGCACAGCGCCGACACCCTCGCCGCGCGCAGCGGCGAATCGGTCTGGATCGCCACCCCGCACGAGGGCGGGGCCCTCGTCATCCACCACGTCTTCCGCCCGGACGACAGTGCTCAAGTCCTGCGCATGGGCGCCCACTTGCCGCTACACGCCTCGGCCGTGGGCAAGACGCTGCTCGCCTTCGACCACGAGCTGGACGTACCCGAGAAACTCCCGGCCCTCACCGGCCGCAGCATCACCGAACGTGCCGCCCTGGCCGCCGAGTTGTACGAGATACGTCGCCGGGGCTGGGCCGCCGCCGTCGACGAGCACGCGGACGGCAAGGCCGCGATCGGCGCCCCGCTCCGCGCCGCCTCCGGCCGTACGGTCGGCGCCATCAGCATCGCGGGACCCACCCACCGCCTGACCGAGGCGGGCCATGCCCGGGCGGATCTCGCGGCCCAGGTCATGGATGCGGCGGGGGAGATCGGCAGAGCGCTGGCGCGCTGAGCCGGCCGAAGGGGCCTACGGCACGAGCACGATCCGGCCGAAGGCCTCACCCGAGTCCATCAACTGGTGCGCCCGCACGGCCTCTTCCATCGGGAGCACCGCGTGCACCACCGGATCCAGGGAGAGCTCTCCCGCGAACAGCTCGGTGCGCACGGCGCGTTGAGCGGCCTCGGGCACCGTGTCGGCGCTGAAGGTGGCGAACGACATCGACTTCCGGAACGCCGCCGTCATGTGCGCGGCGAGGTCCGCGGGCGGAGGCCCGGCGACCATGCCGATCGCCACCAGACGGCCGTTGGGGTTGAGGCGGTCGAGGAACGTGGGCATGTCCGGTCCGGCGATGATGTCGATGATGACGTCGTAACCCTCGGGGGCATCGGCATCGGCATCGGTGGAGGTGCCGGAGCGGTCCAGTACGTGGGTCGCCCCCAGCTTGCGCAGGCGTTCGCCGCGCTCCGCCGACGAGGTCGTGACCGCAACCGCGCTCGCCCCGCCGCTCGCCGCGAGCTGCACGGTCGGGATACCCAGGCTGCCGGCCGCGCCCCGCACCAGCACGGACTCGCCGGGGGCGAAGTGGGCGTGGCGCAGGGCGAAGTGCGCGACCACGGCGGAGGTGCCGAGCGTCACCGCGTCGGCGGCGGACAGCTCCGCGGGCAGGGGGAGGACCGCGTCCACGGAGGCGACGGCCTGCTCGACGTAGCCGCCGCCCGTGCCGGTGAACGCCCATTCGCGCCGACCCACCCACGAGGCGTCCACGCCCGCGCCGACGGCGGTCACGGTGCCCGCCACCTCGCTGCCGGGCACATGGCCCTCCTGGAACAAGCCGAACGAGGCGAGGGCGCCGCTGCGGATCAGGGCGTCGACCCCGCCGACGCCGATCGCCTCCGTGGCGATCAGTACCTGCCCGGCGGCGGGCACCGGGGCCGGGAGGTCGACGACCGCCATGCCCTCGGGGCGTCCGAATTCCTGGATCGCGATGGCCTTCACGGGGGCTCCTTTGGTGTCTCGGGGTGGGGCTTTCGGGCGTTAACGGACGCCCCCGTCCGTTTGGGTAAAGTGAGAGAGGTGACCGAACGTTTGCCTCAGACGCTGCGCTCCGACGCCCTCGACAACCGCGAGCGCATCCTCGACGCGGCCCGCGCCGTGTTCGCCGCCGACGGCCTGAACGTGCCGATGCGCGAGATCGCCCGCCGTGCCGGAGTCGGCCCCGCCACCCTCTACCGCCGCTTCCCTACCAAGCAGGAGCTGGTCACGGAGGCCTTCGCGGAGGAGATGCGGGTGTGCCGCAGGCTCGTGGACGAGGGGCTCGCCGACCCGGATCCATGGCACGGGTTCTGCCACGTGATCGAGGAGACCTGCGAGATGCACGCCCGCGACCGCGGCTTCACCGAGGCCTTCATGTCGGCCTTCCCCAAGGCCCTGGACTTCGCCGAGAACCGCGCGTACACGCTGAAGGCCATCGCCGAAATCGCCCGCCGCGCCAAGGACTCCGGCCACCTGCGCCCGGACTTCGTCCTGGACGACCTGATCCTGATGCTCATGGCCAACCGAGGCATCCAGGCGGCATCGACATCCGCCCGCGTCGCCGCCTCCCGCCGCTTCGCGGCCTTCGTGATCCAGGCGTTCTCGGCGTCCCCGGAGCGCCATGGCGAGCTGCCGCCGGTGGCACGGCTGTCACCGCTGCTGTCGGTGTAGGCGCCAGGCGGCGGGGCGCTCTACGCGGCGCAGTCGTAATCAACCGACCTTGGGGCCGCAGCGCATACCGATGTAGACGCAGCCTGTGCCGTCCTGCAGGGTGGAGAAGACCACGGGCATGTAGTCCTCGCTGAATGCGGCACCCACTCCGGTACCGGCGAACACCGACTCGGTCACCGGTAGCAGGTCGATTTCCAGGGGCTCGGAGAAGTCCTTCATGCCATCGACGAACTCGTACACCGCGTGCCCCGCACCGTCCCGTTCGGTCACAGTGATGACCACACCCTCGCGCCTGTACGTGCCAAGGAGCGGTGCGAGGTCAACCACAGGCGGTTCGGCCGGAGGGGCGAAGGGCTCAGGCATCGTCACATCGGCCAGGTCGGCGAGCAGTTCCCGGTAGAGGGCCGCGTACAGCTCGCGCGCCCCGCCGCCGTTGGTGAGCAGGGCGACCGCGACGCCCGCCGTGGGAACTACGCGCAGGTAGCCGTACTGGCCGATCGATGCGCCGTCGTGGCCATACCCTTGGACACCGTCCCAGTCGTACAGGGTCCAGCCCAGCCCCCAGCCGTCCGCACTGACCGTCCACTTGTCGGGTGACTCGACCACGCGCTGTTGCATCATCGCGACGGTTTCCTCGGACAGCACCCGCGTGCCGTCCTGCGCGACGCCGCCGTTGAGGTGCATCTGTGCGAGCCGGACGACGTCCCCGGCTGTGGCGATGACCCGGCCGTAAGGCCCTGCCGAGCGCGGCATCAGATCCCAGGCCGGCGCGGGCTCCGGATCCTGGCCCGCCTCACCCAGGTGCCCCATCGCCGCCCGGAACCGCAGCGCCTGTTCGGGCAGGGTCACGGTGTGCGTGAGGCCGAGCGGAGTGAGGAGCAGGTCCTCCAGTGCCTCGTCCCAGACCTTGCCGGTCACGACTTCGATGATCCGGCCGAGGACGTTGTACCCGACGCTGCTGTAGGAGAGCGCGGTGCCGGGCGGGCAGTCGAGCGCCACGTCCTTCGCAGCCTCGACGTACTTGGCGAGGCAGTCGTCGCCGCGTCCGCTGTCGTGGTTGAAGTCGCAGGTGAGGCCACTGGTGTGGCTGAGCAGCTGGCGTGTGGTGATCACTTTGGTCGCGTCGGGGTCGGCGGCGGAAAACTCCGGCAGAACCTCCACGACCGGTGCGGCCAGGTCCAGTTCACCTGACTCGGCGAGGCGCATGATCAGAGAGGCCGTGTAGATCTTGGCGATGGAGCCCATCTGGAAGACCGAGTCGGTCGTCGCTTCCACGCCCGTGCCGCGATGCAGCACGCCACTGGCCAGCTCGTGGACGGTCCCGTCGACGAGAACTGCCAGTGACGCGGCGGGGACGTGATGCTCGGTACGCAAGGTGTCCAGACGGGCCTGCCAGTGGGCGACGTCGAACTTCCGGCCCGCCGAGTCCCGCGCTCCCCAGACGCCCTTGCTACCCCAGTTGCCCTGTTCGTCCCAGTTAACGACGGTCGACATGCCGAACCCCCAGCTCGATGCGTACGACGTTCCTTGTTGCGAACACTGTACGCATGGCGGAACGCCGTATGCAAGGTGCGTACGGCGTC
Protein-coding sequences here:
- a CDS encoding IclR family transcriptional regulator, which produces MAERIQSVERAALVLRLLASGRRPFAVSELARAMGLPRESLGGILGTLVAAGLVERDPATGKYRIGASLLHLSNGDLDTNELRARSLHSADTLAARSGESVWIATPHEGGALVIHHVFRPDDSAQVLRMGAHLPLHASAVGKTLLAFDHELDVPEKLPALTGRSITERAALAAELYEIRRRGWAAAVDEHADGKAAIGAPLRAASGRTVGAISIAGPTHRLTEAGHARADLAAQVMDAAGEIGRALAR
- a CDS encoding zinc-binding dehydrogenase — its product is MKAIAIQEFGRPEGMAVVDLPAPVPAAGQVLIATEAIGVGGVDALIRSGALASFGLFQEGHVPGSEVAGTVTAVGAGVDASWVGRREWAFTGTGGGYVEQAVASVDAVLPLPAELSAADAVTLGTSAVVAHFALRHAHFAPGESVLVRGAAGSLGIPTVQLAASGGASAVAVTTSSAERGERLRKLGATHVLDRSGTSTDADADAPEGYDVIIDIIAGPDMPTFLDRLNPNGRLVAIGMVAGPPPADLAAHMTAAFRKSMSFATFSADTVPEAAQRAVRTELFAGELSLDPVVHAVLPMEEAVRAHQLMDSGEAFGRIVLVP
- a CDS encoding TetR/AcrR family transcriptional regulator, with protein sequence MTERLPQTLRSDALDNRERILDAARAVFAADGLNVPMREIARRAGVGPATLYRRFPTKQELVTEAFAEEMRVCRRLVDEGLADPDPWHGFCHVIEETCEMHARDRGFTEAFMSAFPKALDFAENRAYTLKAIAEIARRAKDSGHLRPDFVLDDLILMLMANRGIQAASTSARVAASRRFAAFVIQAFSASPERHGELPPVARLSPLLSV
- a CDS encoding serine hydrolase domain-containing protein — translated: MSTVVNWDEQGNWGSKGVWGARDSAGRKFDVAHWQARLDTLRTEHHVPAASLAVLVDGTVHELASGVLHRGTGVEATTDSVFQMGSIAKIYTASLIMRLAESGELDLAAPVVEVLPEFSAADPDATKVITTRQLLSHTSGLTCDFNHDSGRGDDCLAKYVEAAKDVALDCPPGTALSYSSVGYNVLGRIIEVVTGKVWDEALEDLLLTPLGLTHTVTLPEQALRFRAAMGHLGEAGQDPEPAPAWDLMPRSAGPYGRVIATAGDVVRLAQMHLNGGVAQDGTRVLSEETVAMMQQRVVESPDKWTVSADGWGLGWTLYDWDGVQGYGHDGASIGQYGYLRVVPTAGVAVALLTNGGGARELYAALYRELLADLADVTMPEPFAPPAEPPVVDLAPLLGTYRREGVVITVTERDGAGHAVYEFVDGMKDFSEPLEIDLLPVTESVFAGTGVGAAFSEDYMPVVFSTLQDGTGCVYIGMRCGPKVG